In a genomic window of Ralstonia nicotianae:
- a CDS encoding beta-ketoacyl synthase N-terminal-like domain-containing protein: MTSLSPEAFQQRYGDTLPIAVIGAGCRMPRADDIFAFWHRLADGEDLIARFDARQLADAGIDPALLSRPGYVPAAAVIEQADRFEWSFFGYSRQEAETIDPQQRIFLMCAWEALEMAGYPSATLEAACPGARIGVLGACKMSSYPAARIENTQEIASPRTFGRLLGNDKDYLATRVSYKLGLTGPSMTVQTACSSSLVAIHLACEQLASGECDMVLAGGAGIGFPQESGYFHREGMIFSPDGLCRPFDAHADGTAIGNGAAVVLLKPLDRALADGDPILAVIRGSSVNNDGRAKAGYTAPSPEGQARVIADALALAEVDPASIQLMEAHGTATPLGDPIEVEALRRAWGGPTAQTQYCALGSVKSNLGHLDTAAGVASFLKAALALHHGQIPPSLHFETPNPALDLASSPFFVPQTLLPWPDTPTPRRAAVSAFAIGGTNCHAILEQAPHVAHDGAAETGLPRLLVLSARSETALRELARRHAWRLDDLGSQVALSDYCATAVHHRSVFDWRLVLVATDAASFIAQLHAFAEQADGQAQAVQAPAGCAVRAWMAGAYDDALLAFARAQAVQPCPDWSRHCPPPATRVLLPTCPFEGERCWFEGHGAQQPPASPASEDAPAHWQAAVQAGRHAAATLGGQLDLSGLPREAQGVDALHATYVGQAFAQLGVFADTDAWLDVEACLARGGVPARHRDLLGRLLRDLASAGALDARRIDGRPHYRNLRPRPMQDAQPWLEAMRALGYGQLAPLVERTGPRLADMLTGKLDPVGVVFPGAATDDVEHMYQEQPNSVYLNRIAAATAAALAERRALRILEVGGGTGGTTRDVLAHLPPGACERYTFTDVGPLFLQRARIKFADAPFMQFQIFDMNAPAVAQGLDPAGYDLIVAANVLHNAADLRRMLANLGTVLAPGGALLMREITAPKKLFDFVFGPLVPPIDDTAARDGELFASEAVWRAALADAGFTRAEAFPDRASPAGALGEQILIAHGPVARHDVSTAPAPVPQTAALSGGVRQIDLTVEDPAPGQLIARILAALPEPGRLRLDDLQWRLDPAGAPLPLRLSLLVADDVLHVGIHGTPHGMQPLLRASLARPRALPARLHAMAGTTLGLGDDARGPALLDAALSAVQAPDGRPHTLRNLKSLYWPAPTGPARDARLLRQGERATVCDAGGTVLLAIEGWQDAPPLSAPWRGGEAAGMLYRWRWTPVSAPACATAIRRVMWLGQNSIAERQQLTEAFGCLGIACTFGNPADLLRDETRLPDWLAGADRADAICYAPLYHAQAHAEAILDEQVEALRPLAMLVAALGARSDPPRLAVLAPHAFAVEDSDTAAGWQAAGMSGLLAMAQQEYPALQTLLLDSGASAPMAFVPALAAWLACGAVPVGALRGTRHYVQQLIPAAPAPCLAALPPGRHVLIGGLCELGLALADWLAARGARELAILSRKPPTAAQAARLAALQAQGVDVRLDSRADATEPPAIDAALMRLGGSAPVGCVFHLAGIVRDAPLAAADWRDWQATLATKLVPALALHAREAHLRPAMTVYFSSAASACGPAGQGAHASANAALEGLAHYRSRLGLDTVALAWGFWGDIDAERRRELAGRLAARGMAGLGTAHGMTLMAQAMAGPEPFYLPARIDWPRFSTMATRAQAERFGPCWQAAARTDAAATESPARATAQPVDSLFDTVRARVAEVLGRDAQAIPAEANLIQLGLDSLLFLDLSERLGKQFGVSISAETAFKANTLNAFVQALAAQLGLDDAGTDVRRQDTLPAEAPPAAPAALAAGLRQGSGAVDIAAVRQYLRAGIATLLHCAPDTVTDQANLIQLGLDSLLFLELSETIARELDVRISADTAFQAGTFGALADGLAQALGVRRGGTGTQAPAAGACGLRMALTELEQSQGGWLAANGDMLPRPDAPGTPLPLPGLRGLRRQLRESDVPQQLYVEYDMPADFPLARFEQAWNRVVERHPMLRATVSADGLLRILPEAPRTVIAYTDWRGQPAAERDAALAALRETLSRQPLDLAQWPHAEWRASRLDEATLRLHLRLDTTLVDIESLRILLRELFLWVQDPARALAAPRFSARDYYAGEAALRSTDAHARQWQAYAPRVGQLPPPPNLPLRQEAGTGARRFVIWRDALPRDAWLALRAYAEQAGLSGTAVLLAAYALALAPWSDRRAFTLRLDYPDRRPVHAQAMNVMLDASASALVPCALDAGSFIALARACAEAIAGRLAADLVGTETLLSAHCAQHLGAGHPARLPPVAMTSLLGVRSAYSIPETSDPLLGMPTHEYASQPDTWLHFQALEEASALLYNIDQRADWLPDELGETVMLRLRLVLDALAESPAAWHAAPLELVPADADIAGFAAAMTRLLDAGGMAVEAVARD, translated from the coding sequence ATGACTTCTCTCTCTCCCGAAGCGTTCCAGCAACGCTATGGCGACACCCTGCCCATCGCCGTGATCGGCGCGGGCTGCCGGATGCCGCGCGCCGATGACATCTTCGCGTTCTGGCACCGCCTGGCCGACGGCGAGGACCTGATCGCGCGCTTCGATGCGCGGCAACTGGCTGATGCCGGCATCGACCCCGCGCTGCTGTCGCGGCCCGGCTATGTGCCCGCCGCCGCCGTGATCGAGCAGGCCGACCGCTTCGAGTGGTCGTTCTTCGGCTACTCGCGACAGGAGGCCGAGACGATCGATCCGCAGCAGCGCATCTTCCTCATGTGCGCCTGGGAGGCGCTGGAGATGGCCGGCTACCCGAGCGCCACCCTGGAGGCCGCATGCCCGGGCGCGCGCATCGGCGTGCTGGGCGCGTGCAAGATGAGCAGCTATCCGGCGGCCCGGATCGAGAACACGCAGGAGATCGCGTCGCCCCGCACCTTCGGCCGCCTGCTCGGCAACGACAAGGACTACCTCGCCACCCGGGTGTCCTACAAGCTCGGACTGACCGGCCCCAGCATGACGGTGCAGACCGCCTGCTCGAGCTCGCTGGTGGCGATCCACCTCGCCTGCGAGCAACTGGCCAGCGGCGAATGCGACATGGTGCTGGCCGGCGGGGCGGGCATCGGCTTTCCGCAGGAGAGCGGCTACTTCCATCGCGAAGGCATGATCTTCTCGCCGGACGGCCTGTGCCGGCCGTTCGATGCCCACGCCGACGGCACCGCGATCGGCAACGGCGCCGCCGTGGTCCTGCTCAAGCCGCTGGACCGCGCGCTCGCGGACGGCGACCCGATCCTCGCCGTCATCCGGGGCAGCTCGGTCAACAACGACGGCCGCGCCAAGGCCGGCTACACCGCGCCCTCGCCCGAGGGGCAGGCCCGCGTCATCGCCGATGCGCTGGCGCTGGCGGAAGTCGATCCGGCCTCGATCCAGCTGATGGAAGCGCACGGCACCGCCACGCCGCTGGGCGACCCGATCGAGGTCGAAGCGCTGCGCCGGGCGTGGGGAGGCCCTACGGCGCAGACGCAATACTGCGCGCTGGGCTCGGTGAAATCGAATCTCGGCCACCTCGACACGGCGGCCGGCGTGGCAAGCTTCCTGAAGGCGGCGCTGGCCCTGCACCATGGGCAGATTCCGCCGAGCCTGCATTTCGAGACGCCGAATCCCGCGCTCGATCTTGCCTCCAGCCCCTTCTTCGTCCCGCAGACGCTGCTGCCCTGGCCCGACACGCCGACACCGCGCCGCGCCGCCGTGAGTGCGTTCGCCATCGGCGGCACCAACTGCCACGCCATCCTCGAACAGGCGCCGCACGTCGCCCATGACGGCGCGGCCGAGACCGGCCTGCCGCGGCTGCTCGTGCTGAGCGCGCGCAGCGAAACCGCCCTGCGCGAACTCGCCCGCCGCCACGCGTGGCGCCTCGACGACCTGGGCAGCCAGGTCGCCCTGTCGGACTACTGCGCCACCGCCGTGCACCATCGCAGCGTGTTCGACTGGCGCCTGGTGCTGGTCGCCACCGATGCCGCGTCGTTCATCGCGCAGTTGCATGCCTTTGCCGAACAGGCCGATGGCCAGGCGCAGGCCGTTCAGGCGCCGGCGGGCTGCGCCGTCCGCGCCTGGATGGCCGGTGCCTACGATGATGCGCTGCTGGCGTTCGCGCGCGCGCAGGCCGTGCAGCCATGCCCGGACTGGAGCCGGCATTGCCCGCCGCCGGCCACCCGCGTGCTGCTGCCGACCTGCCCGTTCGAGGGCGAGCGCTGCTGGTTCGAGGGGCACGGAGCGCAGCAGCCCCCGGCCTCGCCCGCATCTGAGGACGCTCCCGCGCACTGGCAGGCCGCCGTGCAGGCGGGGCGGCATGCGGCCGCGACGCTCGGCGGGCAGCTCGATCTGTCCGGCCTGCCGCGCGAGGCGCAAGGCGTGGATGCCCTGCACGCCACCTACGTCGGTCAGGCGTTTGCCCAACTGGGCGTGTTCGCCGACACCGACGCCTGGCTCGACGTGGAGGCCTGCCTGGCGCGCGGCGGCGTGCCCGCGCGCCATCGCGATCTGCTCGGCCGGTTGCTGCGCGATCTGGCATCGGCCGGCGCGCTGGACGCGCGGCGCATCGACGGCCGCCCGCACTACCGCAACCTGCGCCCGCGGCCGATGCAGGACGCGCAGCCGTGGCTCGAGGCCATGCGCGCCCTCGGCTACGGGCAGCTTGCCCCGCTGGTGGAGCGCACCGGCCCCCGCCTCGCCGACATGCTGACGGGCAAGCTCGATCCCGTCGGCGTGGTGTTCCCCGGGGCCGCCACCGACGACGTCGAGCACATGTACCAGGAGCAGCCGAATTCGGTCTACCTGAACCGCATCGCCGCCGCGACGGCCGCGGCCCTGGCCGAGCGCCGCGCGCTGCGCATCCTCGAGGTGGGCGGCGGCACGGGAGGCACCACGCGCGACGTGCTCGCGCACTTGCCGCCGGGCGCCTGCGAGCGCTACACATTCACCGATGTCGGGCCGCTCTTTCTGCAGCGCGCGCGCATCAAGTTCGCGGACGCGCCGTTCATGCAATTCCAGATCTTCGACATGAACGCGCCGGCCGTCGCCCAGGGGCTCGATCCGGCCGGCTATGACCTGATCGTCGCGGCCAATGTGCTGCACAACGCGGCCGACCTGCGTCGCATGCTCGCCAATCTGGGGACGGTGCTGGCCCCGGGCGGGGCCCTGCTGATGCGCGAGATCACCGCGCCGAAGAAGCTCTTCGACTTCGTGTTCGGCCCGCTGGTGCCGCCGATCGACGACACCGCCGCGCGCGATGGCGAACTGTTCGCCAGCGAAGCCGTCTGGCGGGCCGCGCTGGCCGATGCGGGGTTCACGCGCGCCGAGGCGTTTCCGGACCGCGCCAGCCCGGCCGGCGCGCTGGGCGAGCAGATCCTGATCGCGCACGGGCCCGTGGCACGTCACGATGTCTCGACGGCGCCGGCGCCGGTACCGCAGACGGCGGCACTATCCGGCGGGGTGCGGCAGATCGATCTCACCGTGGAGGATCCGGCCCCCGGGCAGCTGATCGCGCGCATCCTCGCGGCGCTGCCCGAGCCCGGCCGGCTGCGCCTGGACGACCTCCAATGGCGCCTCGACCCCGCGGGTGCGCCGCTGCCGCTGCGCCTGAGCCTGCTGGTCGCGGACGACGTGCTGCATGTCGGCATCCACGGCACGCCCCACGGCATGCAGCCCTTGCTGCGCGCATCGCTGGCACGGCCGCGCGCGTTGCCGGCCCGGCTGCACGCGATGGCGGGCACGACGCTCGGCCTTGGCGACGATGCACGGGGCCCCGCCCTGCTCGACGCGGCGCTGTCCGCCGTGCAGGCGCCGGACGGCCGCCCGCACACCCTGCGCAACCTGAAGTCGCTCTACTGGCCGGCCCCGACCGGACCGGCGCGCGACGCGCGGCTGCTCCGGCAAGGCGAGCGCGCGACCGTCTGCGACGCCGGCGGCACCGTCCTGCTGGCCATCGAGGGCTGGCAGGATGCACCGCCGCTTTCCGCCCCCTGGCGCGGCGGCGAGGCGGCCGGCATGCTGTACCGGTGGCGCTGGACGCCGGTTTCCGCGCCGGCCTGCGCCACCGCGATCCGGCGTGTCATGTGGCTCGGGCAGAACAGCATCGCGGAGCGCCAGCAGCTGACCGAGGCCTTCGGCTGCCTCGGCATCGCCTGCACGTTCGGGAACCCCGCCGACCTGCTGCGGGACGAGACCCGCCTGCCGGACTGGCTGGCCGGCGCGGACCGGGCCGACGCGATCTGCTACGCCCCGCTCTACCATGCGCAAGCACACGCGGAGGCCATCCTCGACGAGCAGGTCGAGGCGCTGCGCCCGCTGGCCATGCTGGTTGCCGCGCTCGGCGCCCGCTCCGATCCGCCCAGGCTGGCGGTGCTGGCGCCGCACGCCTTCGCGGTCGAAGACAGCGACACCGCTGCCGGCTGGCAGGCGGCGGGCATGTCGGGGCTGCTCGCGATGGCACAGCAGGAATATCCCGCGCTCCAGACGCTGCTGCTCGACAGCGGCGCGTCGGCGCCGATGGCCTTCGTGCCGGCGCTCGCGGCCTGGCTGGCCTGCGGCGCGGTTCCGGTTGGTGCGCTGCGCGGCACGCGGCACTACGTGCAGCAGCTCATCCCCGCCGCCCCCGCGCCGTGCCTCGCGGCATTGCCGCCCGGGCGCCACGTGCTGATCGGCGGGCTTTGCGAACTCGGCTTGGCGCTGGCGGACTGGCTGGCCGCGCGGGGCGCGCGCGAACTGGCGATCCTCTCGCGCAAGCCGCCGACGGCGGCACAGGCAGCGCGGCTGGCCGCGCTGCAGGCACAGGGCGTCGACGTGCGCCTGGACAGCCGCGCCGACGCCACCGAGCCGCCGGCCATCGATGCCGCGCTGATGCGCCTGGGCGGTAGTGCGCCGGTCGGCTGTGTGTTTCATCTGGCCGGCATCGTGCGCGACGCGCCGCTCGCGGCCGCCGACTGGCGGGACTGGCAGGCCACGCTGGCGACCAAGCTGGTGCCCGCGCTGGCGCTGCATGCCCGGGAGGCCCACCTGCGGCCCGCGATGACGGTGTATTTCTCCTCGGCGGCCAGTGCCTGCGGACCAGCAGGGCAAGGCGCGCACGCTTCGGCCAACGCCGCGCTCGAAGGGCTGGCGCACTACCGCAGCCGCCTGGGGCTGGACACCGTCGCGCTGGCCTGGGGCTTCTGGGGCGACATCGATGCCGAGCGGCGCCGCGAACTGGCCGGCCGCCTGGCCGCGCGGGGCATGGCGGGCCTCGGCACGGCGCACGGCATGACGCTGATGGCGCAGGCGATGGCCGGGCCCGAGCCGTTCTACCTGCCCGCTCGCATCGACTGGCCGCGCTTTTCCACGATGGCCACGCGGGCACAGGCGGAACGCTTCGGCCCCTGCTGGCAGGCTGCCGCCCGGACGGACGCCGCCGCCACCGAATCGCCCGCCCGGGCCACGGCCCAGCCCGTCGACTCGTTGTTCGACACGGTCCGGGCCCGTGTCGCCGAAGTCCTGGGCCGCGATGCGCAGGCCATTCCGGCCGAGGCGAACCTCATCCAGCTGGGACTCGATTCGCTGCTCTTCCTCGACTTGAGCGAGCGGCTCGGCAAGCAGTTCGGCGTGTCGATCTCGGCGGAGACCGCGTTCAAGGCCAACACGCTGAACGCTTTCGTGCAGGCCCTCGCCGCGCAGCTCGGCCTGGACGATGCGGGCACCGACGTCCGCCGGCAAGACACGCTGCCTGCGGAGGCTCCGCCCGCCGCACCCGCTGCGCTCGCCGCCGGGCTACGGCAGGGCAGCGGCGCCGTGGACATCGCCGCGGTCCGGCAGTACCTGCGCGCAGGCATTGCCACGCTGCTGCACTGCGCACCGGACACCGTCACGGACCAGGCCAACCTGATCCAGCTCGGCCTCGATTCCCTGCTGTTTCTCGAACTGAGCGAGACCATCGCGCGCGAGCTCGATGTGCGGATCTCGGCCGACACCGCCTTCCAGGCCGGCACCTTCGGGGCGCTGGCCGATGGCCTCGCGCAGGCCCTGGGCGTGCGGCGCGGCGGCACCGGCACGCAGGCCCCGGCAGCCGGCGCCTGCGGCCTGCGCATGGCGCTCACTGAACTGGAACAGTCGCAGGGCGGCTGGCTGGCCGCCAACGGCGACATGCTGCCGCGCCCCGACGCCCCGGGCACACCCCTGCCCCTGCCGGGCCTGCGGGGCCTGCGCCGCCAGCTGCGCGAATCCGACGTCCCGCAGCAGCTGTACGTGGAATACGACATGCCGGCGGACTTCCCGCTCGCGCGCTTCGAGCAGGCGTGGAACCGCGTGGTCGAACGCCATCCGATGCTGCGTGCGACGGTCAGTGCGGACGGGTTGCTGCGCATCCTGCCCGAGGCCCCGCGCACCGTCATCGCGTACACCGATTGGCGCGGCCAGCCCGCAGCCGAACGCGACGCGGCACTGGCCGCGCTGCGCGAGACGCTGTCGCGGCAGCCCCTCGACCTGGCGCAGTGGCCGCATGCCGAATGGCGCGCGAGCCGGCTCGACGAGGCCACGCTGCGGCTGCACCTGCGCTTGGATACCACGCTGGTCGACATCGAAAGCCTGCGCATCCTGCTGCGCGAGCTGTTCCTGTGGGTGCAGGACCCGGCGCGCGCGCTTGCGGCGCCGCGGTTTTCCGCGCGCGACTACTACGCCGGCGAAGCGGCGCTGCGCTCGACCGACGCGCATGCGCGGCAGTGGCAGGCCTACGCCCCGCGCGTCGGGCAACTGCCCCCGCCGCCCAACCTGCCGCTCAGGCAAGAGGCCGGCACCGGCGCGCGGCGGTTCGTCATCTGGCGCGATGCACTGCCGCGCGATGCCTGGCTGGCGCTGCGCGCCTACGCCGAGCAGGCCGGGCTGAGCGGCACGGCCGTGCTGCTGGCGGCCTATGCGCTGGCGCTGGCCCCCTGGAGCGATCGCCGCGCCTTCACGTTGCGGCTCGACTATCCGGACCGCCGGCCGGTGCACGCCCAGGCCATGAACGTGATGCTCGACGCCTCGGCCTCGGCGCTGGTGCCGTGCGCGCTCGACGCCGGCAGCTTCATCGCACTGGCGCGTGCCTGCGCCGAGGCGATCGCCGGCCGGCTCGCGGCGGACCTGGTCGGGACGGAAACGCTGTTGTCCGCCCATTGCGCGCAGCACCTGGGCGCGGGGCATCCGGCGCGGCTGCCGCCGGTGGCCATGACCAGCCTGCTCGGCGTGCGCTCGGCCTATTCGATTCCGGAGACGTCCGACCCGCTGCTCGGCATGCCGACCCACGAATACGCCAGCCAGCCCGATACCTGGCTGCACTTCCAGGCGCTGGAAGAGGCCAGCGCGCTGCTCTACAACATCGACCAGCGCGCCGACTGGCTGCCCGACGAACTGGGGGAAACGGTGATGCTGCGCCTGCGGCTCGTGCTCGATGCGCTGGCGGAATCCCCCGCCGCCTGGCATGCGGCGCCGCTGGAGCTGGTGCCCGCCGATGCCGATATCGCCGGGTTCGCCGCGGCCATGACGCGCCTGCTCGATGCGGGGGGCATGGCCGTGGAGGCGGTGGCCCGGGATTGA